The Lampris incognitus isolate fLamInc1 chromosome 7, fLamInc1.hap2, whole genome shotgun sequence genome window below encodes:
- the zgc:112083 gene encoding histone H4 transcription factor: MAKKRDLNNLLIRCEWASCTFEGTTMEELSEHMSLHLKEHLGDRDAMEELDDYACIWNGCEFLAMGNRQKLEVHAYFHTYHAKLKFIGTQLLTAHANLPSCNQDPHNNNLVSEGPLACHWEYCDSTFNNPEWFYRHVDNHVQCTEQQPLSQQQQAFFCHWTGCDAFFKIKYRLREHLRSHTQERVVACPTCGCMFSSNTKFFDHLHRQATPEGSLKCEHCGKAFANERLLRDHVRQHVNHIKCPLCDMTCTTLATLKIHVKFRHCDERPFPCDFCESSFKNRHDLRKHMETHNEGAAYHCTVEGCDYSSRMAHSMSQHYKRVHEGGMVSKYKCHICDRTFSWCYTLTLHLRKKHQLKWPSGHSRFRYKEDEDGYLKLNMVRYETVEVTQEIMKNMAKRRQVSRKGPSTSGQTKRATASAKSGHGSPAGSSSPSSCSTSSSSSEISGGEDMSSQPSPRGSDSPVYCIMNSIPHIEDEPSGLPLEDCDSSGTLGAVQALTEVARGLGMDVV, translated from the exons ATGGCAAAGAAGAGGGATCTCAATAACCTGTTGATTAGGTGTGAGTGGGCATCGTGCACCTTCGAGGGCACCACCATGGAGGAGCTGAGTGAGCATATGTCACTGCACTTGAAGGAGCATTTGGGAGACAGAGACGCTATGGAGGAACTTG ATGATTATGCTTGTATCTGGAACGGCTGCGAGTTCTTGGCCATGGGTAACCGTCAGAAACTTGAAGTCCACGCTTACTTTCACACCTACCATGCAAAGCTGAAGTTCATTGGAACACAGCTGCTAACAGCCCATGCGAACCTCCCCAGCTGCAACCAggacccacacaacaacaacttagtttctGAAGGCCCACTTGCCTGCCACTGGGAGTACTGtgat AGTACATTTAACAATCCTGAGTGGTTCTACCGCCATGTAGACAACCATGTTCAGTGTACTGAACAGCAGCCTCTCTCACAACAGCAACAGGCTTTCTTTTGCCATTGGACAG GCTGTGATGCTTTCTTCAAGATCAAGTACCGTCTAAGAGAACATTTACGCAGCCACACCCAGGAGAGAGTTGTGGCCTGCCCCACGTGCGGCTGTATGTTCTCCAGCAACACAAAGTTTTTTGACCACCTCCACAGGCAGGCTACGCCAGAAG GATCCTTGAAATGTGAACATTGCGGTAAAGCTTTTGCCAACGAGAGGCTCTTGAGGGACCATGTGCGTCAGCATG TGAATCATATCAAGTGTCCCTTGTGTGACATGACTTGCACTACTTTGGCAACCCTGAAGATCCACGTGAAGTTCCGCCATTGTGATGAGCGACCTTTCCCGTGCGACTTCTGTGAGAGCAG CTTCAAGAACCGGCATGACCTGCGGAAGCACATGGAGACTCACAACGAAGGGGCTGCCTACCACTGCACAGTAGAGGGATGTGATTATTCCTCTCGTATGGCGCACAGTATGAGCCAGCATTACAAGAGAGTACATGAG GGTGGCATGGTCTCCAAATACAAATGCCATATTTGTGATAGGACGTTCTCCTGGTGTTACACACTCACCCTACACCTACGGAAGAAACACCAGCTGAAATGGCCATCTGGGCACTCACGCTTTAG ATACAAAGAGGATGAAGACGGCTATCTGAAATTGAACATGGTGCGGTATGAGACAGTGGAGGTGACCCAGGAGATCATGAAGAACATGGCCAAGAGGCGCCAGGTTTCCCGGAAGGGCCCCAGCACCAGTGGTCAGACCAAGAGAGCCACTGCCTCGGCAAAGAGTGGCCATGGTTCTCCTGCGGGctcctcttccccctcctctTGTTCCACGTCCAGCTCTTCTTCAGAGATATCTGGGGGAGAGGACATGTCGTCTCAACCCAGCCCACGTGGCAGTGATTCTCCTGTCTACTGCATCATGAATAGCATTCCTCACATTGAGGATGAGCCCAGTGGATTACCCCTGGAGGACTGTGACTCCAGTGGAACATTAGGAGCAGTCCAGGCCCTAACTGAGGTTGCTCGAGGCCTGGGCATGGATGTGGTGTGA